The Aestuariibaculum lutulentum genome segment TGCGTAAACGCTGAAGCTTTAAGTAATTCTGAATATACTCCAATTCCTTGCTTAACGGCACGAAATCGTTGTTTGTTTCATAAAGCATATATCGCATAAGTTCGGACAAAGTGATAACCGCCTCTGGCGCATCATTCGATTTTTGCGTGGTTAATGAATATATACTGTTTAAAGAATTGAATAAAAAATGTGGATTTAACTGATGTTTTAAAAAGTGTAATTCCGTCGACGATTTTTGAACTTCAATCTCCTGTTTCTTTCTTTCATTTTTGTTCCATTCACCATACACACGAAGCGCAGTGCCAGTTACCACCAGCAAAATATTAAACACAAAAGGTCCAAGCATTCGAATATGAAAAAATCCATCAGGTTTCTTATCCGGAAACGGCGGCGGGTTTTTAAATCCTTCTTCTAACGGTTTAAAATTCTCCTGAGGCCTGAATTCCGGGCTAAACAAATTAAACAAATAAGTAAGTACAACTACTAAAACCAGTATAATTAATACATACCAAAAGGTTTTCTTTTTAAGTAGAAATTCTGGAACCAGATAAAAATAATTCAAATAAAACAGCATCATATTACCACATACAATAAACATAACCCGCTTAATTAATTGCTCCATTTCTATATGCGGCTGCATTAAATTGAATACCAGAAAAATTGCCCAAATTGAAGCATGAATCAATATTTGTTTGTAATTACGGCTTTCTATAAACGCTGTTTGTTCCATAATGCTAGTTTATGCAATTTATTTGAATATTAAGATTTTTTAACTCTTGAAGTGATATTCTTGGGTTTTGCTTTTTTACTAATTTCTCTACCACCAATGTAGCAACTTTTTGAGCGTCTTCATAATTGCAAAATGATTGATTCTTTTGAATAACCGGTATAAAGTCCTGTTTTATTAAGGTTTTTTGATGATATTGAATACTATAGCCATATCCACTTTCTACCTGATACACTTGCGTTTCAAATTCAAGAATTGGTTTATTGGTTATAGTTTTAAACATTATAAAACCACACAATAATGTGCTTATTACTAAAACCAAAACTATAATGTATTTTATTTTAAATTTCATTTTATAAGGCATAAAAAACCCAAAGCATACTTCCTATTATAAACAATAGTTTGAGATGCTTTGGGGTGTCAATCAAAACTACTAAATCAAATAATCAAATTAATCCCTTTTATATTACTTGTTAATCTTCATCGTCGTAATCCATTTGCGGATAGACTTCGTAAACGTCGTCTAAATACAAGCTTCCGGTACGCCCCATCAACACAAAACCTCTACTTCCATTTGAAAATGCTACCGCATCCTGACGCACTGTAGCTTCTATAGATGTTATATTTTCCCAATCATCGGCAATAGGGTCGTATTCCCATATGGTACCAAGCGCTCCTCCATAGTACCCTGTTGCAATATACCCCAGGCCATCTAAACTAAACCCTACTGCATTGGAACGAACAATAACATAATCGTCTTCTTCATCAAGGTCATTCATTCTTGTCCAGACTTCAGTTTCCGGATCAAATTGCCAGAAATCTACTTTATACTGTCCGTTGCTTATTCCGGTTCCTAAATACACCTTATTATCTATAATAAACGATGTTGCATCGATACGTTTTTCTCCTCCAAAACCTACGAGTTCAGACCAGGTATCGGTTGTTGGGTCATATTTCCAGAAATCCTTTTTATCATTATCTCCATCGTTTCCGGTTCCTATATAACCTTTTCCATTTACTCCAAACTCTACGGCTGCGCGTCTTACACCTCCACCAAAATCAGCTTTCTCTGTCCAGGCATTCGTGGTCGGGTTGTATTCCCAAAAATCGCCCAATTCGTCATTACCATCATAACCAACACCTACATATCCTTTATCATCTATAGCAAATCCAGATGCCGAGCTTCTTCCTGCTCCTGGAAAATCGGCTTTTTGTACCCAATAGTTTCCTTCTATATTATACTGCCAGAAATCGTTTAAATAATCGTCACCATCATATCCAGTTCCCATATAGCCTAAATCGTCAATGGTAAAGCTTATGGCATTACTTCGTGGAGTACCATCGAACACCGAACGCTCCTGCCAGTTTCCGCGGTCTTCACTATCATCATCTCCAGAACATCCTGTAAAAGAAAACGACAAGATTAACATGGCTAATAGAACTGTTGTATTGTTTTTCATAATCAATTTTTTGAGTTGTTTATAGATTGAATTGTTATTCTGCTTTCAAAATCTCCTCAAAACTATTTTTAACATCTCACAACTAAAAACTTAATCGCTATTCCCATAAATAGTCTATACCAACACGGTTTTTTTTTCTACGAACAAGGGGAATCAAGATTAATAGATAAAATTTTAGTGTTTGCCTAGACATCAGCTTATTTGGTATAACATTTTTTACCCGCCTTCATCTATTATATATGTTCGCTTAAATTCTAATTTAATATGACAATCAAACAAACTTTTACACTTCCTATACTCACAATTATTTTATTGTGCTTTTGTGTTGCTGCCTGCAGTAAGGATGAAGAAAATTTCCCTGTAGGTGAAGACTGGATAAACCTTGATACTAATGTTTATTTTATCGACACACTTACTTTAAATACCAGTACATTTAAATTTGATTCTATTATTGTTTCTGGAACCGAAAGACTTTTGGTTGGCGCTTACAACGATCCTGTTTTTGGCACAGTAAAAAGCAAAAGCTACATACAATTAGATAATACCGAATACAGCCTGGACAGCGATGCTGTTTACGATTCTATTGCTGTTATTTTAAAATACGACGACTATTTCTATAACGATACCATTCCTCAACAAACCTTTAACATTTATAAAGTAACTGAAGACATCGAATATCAGGAAGATGCAGAAAGCTATTATAACACTTCAACTTTTAAAATTGATTCTACAATTTTAGGAACGAAAACGTTTATTGCAAAACCTAAAAAAGAAGATTCATTACATATTAGAATAAGTGACAATTTCGGAAAGGAATTATTCGATCAGATTTTAAATAATACAATCAATAATTCCGACGACTTTCAACAAGCTTACAAAGGGATACTTATAGATGCCGACATTAACAATTCTGCAATGTTAGGATTTTTAAAATCAAGCGTAGTTCGTGTATATTACACCGTTGACGAGGAGCTTGATGCCGATGAAAGCGCTTTCGATTTAACCTTTAATTCTACAAATAGTTTTCACAATGTATCCAGTAATAAAACGGGAACCGCTTTTGAAAATCTAACGAATCAAACAACCTATTTAGAAAGTTCAAAAACCAACGAAAATACCTTTACGCAGGGAGGAACAGGTATTGCCACCCGTATTGACATTCCAAATCTTGAAACCCTTTACGATATTCCAGGCACAGGGGCGATTGCCAATGCCAATATTAAATTGTCAATAAAACAGAATTCAAACACGAAAAACCTGTATACCACAGATTCTCTTTCGGTTTACATTATTGATAAAAAAGCAAATTTAATAAGCACCTTAACCGATAGCCAGGGGGCTACCGTTTTAGGAACCATTATCGATGAAGATACCGAATTCAACATCACGACCTATAACATTCCTGTTAAGTACTTTTTAAACCTAAAATTAACCAATAACAACAGTGACAACTTGTTTTTAGCTGTTTATCCAAAAGATTTCACTCAGTCTGTAAACCGATATGTTTTCTATGGTAATAACAGCACCGATAATTTAAAATCGAAACTCGAAATAACCTATGCAAGCTACGATGAATAAATATATAGTTTTAATAATAACAGCAACTGTAATCTTATCGAGTAAGGTAATAGCACAAACCAACTCGCTATCAAGTTCGCCCTACTCGTTATACGGTTTAGGAGTAAGTAATGAGGTGAGTACTGGTAAAGTTAATGGTTTAGACGGGCTTGCCATTGCCATGCCTTCAAATACCTTTATAAACAGTTCTAATCCGGCCTCTTTTGGAGCTGTTCCTTTAAATTCCTTTTTCTTTGATTTCGGACTTAAAGCTGAAACCAATACGCTTGCAGAAGGTGGCAGCAGCAATTCAAACATCATAGCTAATTTTTCAAACATTGCTTTTGCTTTTCCGGTTACAAAACACTCAGGTTTTGGAGTTACATTAATTCCGCTAACCAGTGTAGGCTATACCATTTCAAATATCAAATCGAATATTGAAGGTAGCGAAAATGGTTATTTTTTAACCGATATAACAGGTAATGGTGGTATTAATGACTTGAAATTGAATTATGGATATTCCATTACAAATAATTTCAGATTAGGTATTACCGGATCGGCTTTATTTGGAAAAATAGAACAAACCGAAACCGATTATTTACCTTCCAATAATTTAATTATTGAAGATGTTAGTAATTATTCCGGGTTTCGTTTAGGAGCAGGCTTACAGTATGATTTTTTAAAAACAGTGGCATTTGGAGCTACAGTAAATTTACCAGTTAGTCTAAACGGAAGCAAAGAAAGTACGGTTAACTTATATGATGCCGATGGAAACACCGATTTAAGTGAAACCTACGAAAAAGATATTGATGCTTTTAAATTGCCTTTAGAATATGCTTTGGGATTAAAAACAACTTTCAAAAAGTATCTGAATCTTAACCTGGACTACAAGAAGAGTTTATGGAGCGAAACCAACCAAAGTGATCAATTAGGGAATTATGTCGATCAGGATGTATTTGGTTTTGGTTTAGAGTATGCCGCAGACAAAAAACCTGGAAAGTTCTTTAAAAACATGGAATACCGTGCAGGTTATAAATTCTCTAACGGAAATCTGGAAGTTAATGATTATCGTATAAAAAATTCAACCTTCAATTTTGGCTTAGGAATACCTTTTAATAATGGAACAAGCTCTATGTTAAATATTGGATACACCTATGGCAGTAAAGGACAAATAACCAACGGACTCATTAAAGAGCATTACCATTTACTTTCAATCAATTTAAGTTTGGAAGGTATATGGTTTCAAAAAAGTAAATTTTATTAAACTTGAATATTATGGACAGAAAAAAATTTCTTAAAAACGGATTGTTAGGCTTGGGCACAATTGTAGCCTTACCTACAGCAATGAACTCATGCACAAAAGACGATAGTATTGATGCTACGAATGATAACGCTACAGACGGAAGCAACTCTTCAGGATCTGGAGATTGTACCTTATCCCCAAGTGAAACTGCAGGACCTTTCCCTATTAAGACTCCTGCCGATTTGGTAAGAGAAAATATTGTAGGCGATCGCGATGGAGTTGCCATGCTTATTAATATAACCGTTCAGGATCAAAGTGAAGATTGTGCTCCTTTAGCAGGTGTTTATGTTGATCTTTGGCATTGTGATGCCGACGGCAACTACTCAGAATATGGTGGAACCGGTATGCAATCGACAAACTATACCAATGTGCACTTTTTAAGAGGTCGTCAAACCACCGACAGCAACGGACAAGTATCATTTATTAGTATTTTTCCGGGCTGGTACAATGGTAGAGCGCCGCATATTCATATTGAAGTTTTAAAAACTAACGGAAGTTCTATTCGTGTGACCCAAATTGCCTTCCCTAAATCGATTTGCGACACGGTTTACAGTACGAGTGCGTATAAAGGAACAGCCAATATGCTTAATGAAAACGATAATGTGTTTTCAGATAGTTTAGAGGATAACATGGCAGATTCCGTAACAGGAGATACAACCAATGGTTATACCTTAACTAAAACAATTGTGGTATAATTATAATCTCGTCGTGAAAGACATGCCGAAAATACTTTAATTCAATTATCTTTGCACTTCTTAAAAAAACATCATGCGCATAGATATTATAACTGTTTTACCTGAATTATTAAGAAGTCCGTTTGAAGCCTCAATTCTAAAACGTGCTATCGAAGCTAATTTGGTTGAAGTTCACTTTCATAATTTACGTGATTTTGCGACCGATAATTATAAAAGTATAGACGATTACCAGTTTGGTGGTGGTGCAGGTATGGTAATGATGATTGAACCTATCGACAAATGTATTTCGGCATTAAAAGAAGAACGCGATTACGACGAAATTATTTATATGACGCCCGATGGTGAAACCTTAAAACAAGGTATTGCCAATCAGTTGTCATTGAAAGAAAACATTATTATTCTTTGCGGACATTACAAAGGTGTAGACCAACGAGTACGAGATCATTTTATAACACGTGAAATCTCTATTGGTGATTATGTGTTGTCTGGCGGAGAGTTAGGTGCTGCTGTTTTATGCGATGCTGTTATTCGTTTAATACCTGGTGTTTTAGGAAATGAAACCTCTGCCCTAACCGATTCTTTTCAGGATAATCTGTTAGCACCACCTATTTATACCAAGCCTCGAGAATACAAAGGTTGGAAAGTTCCCGAACTTTTATTTAGTGGTAATCTTCCTGAAATTGAAAAATGGCGTGAAGACCAGGCTTACCAAAGAACCAAAGAACGACGTCCCGATTTACTGGATGAATAATTTATTTGGTGTTAAGGATGGCAGTGACATCCTTTTGCAGCGCAAAAGATATAGCGTATAGCCTAACCCGTAGCCTAAGCGCAGGGTAACACCCTAAAAAAGCATAAAACTTTTAAATTTATACTTTTAACTTATAACTTTTTAATTATCTTTGCACCCTGTTTCGGGTTAACCTCTGGCGAAAATCGTGTATGTTGTTCTGAATTAACTATTTAAAAAATAAAGATATGGAATCTTTAGTAAAATTTGTACAAGACGAATTTGTAGCAAAAAAAGACTTTCCAGAGTTTGGAGCTGGAGACACAATTACTGTGTATTACGAAATTAAAGAGGGTAACAAAACACGTACTCAGTTCTTTAGAGGTGTTGTTATTCAAAGAAGAGGTTCAGGTGCATCTGAAACTTTTACAATTAGAAAAATGTCTGGAACTGTAGGTGTAGAGCGTATCTTCCCTATTAACTTACCAGCATTACAAAAAATTGAAGTTAATAAACGTGGTAAAGTTCGTAGAGCTAGAATTTTCTACTTTAGAGGACTTACTGGTAAAAAAGCTAGAATTAAAGAGCGTAGACACTAATCTGTCGCCTTTAAAAGCATCGAAAAGCCTTGATTTATATCAAGGCTTTTTTTATTAACAATTGTTCACAACTTGTGTTTATAATAAGTTGATAATTAAATGGTTAAAAAAATTGCAATTCTTTATTTTTTGATGTATATTAGCATAAGTTAATAATAAATCAGCAGGTTGCTTTGCGAAACACCTGTTGTACGTTATAAACTAAATAAGATAACGTTCACATTTTTAATTGTTTTTTGAGGTTTTTACCGTATCATGTGTAAGCATGTACCAAGAAACCATGAGATTATAAAAGACTATTTAGAAATAAATAGACACTGAATAATTGAAAGTCTAAACAAAACCACGATTCTAAACCAATCATGCGTTTGTTACAAGACAATGCTTTATAAAAGCTTATCGTTAGTAGCGAATAGTAAAAAGTAAATGCATCAAGAAAAACAATTTTTCGGAACATTTAGTAATAGGTCAATACATTTTGAAAATTACATGAAATGTTTCATTTAAAATAGCAACACTTGAATTGTAAAGGTTTAATGAAAATTTGAACTGATTTAGCGAAATCTAATTGATTAAGTCCTGCTATTTTAAGAAAGCCATGTCAGAGTAGATTAAATTCTGCAGTGATATGGCTTTTGTTTTTTTAGTTACCTGCCCTTTTCTTTAAAAAATTCGTAGTGCTTTCCTTCTTTTTTAAGGTTCTCTAAAAACTTCCTCTTGGAACCCTTTTAGTTTAAACGATTAATCATAAATAATCATCTATTTTTGTATATTCGCAACTCGAAAAAAATACCTAAGTTTTTTCTAATTCATTAAACTAAGTAAAATTTAAAAAAATCACTCAAGTAATGTCTAATATAATTTATACAAAAACTGATGAAGCTCCAGCTTTAGCTACGCGTTCATTCTTACCTATTGTTAAAGCTTTCGTTAAATCTTCAGGAATTAATATCGAAACTAAAGATATTTCTTTAGCCGCTAGAATCTTAGCTGTTTTCCCTGACTTTTTAAACGAAGATCAAAGAGTTTCAGATGATTTAGCACTACTAGGTGAATTAGCAAAGAAGCCAGAAGCAAACATTATTAAATTACCTAATATCAGTGCTTCTATTCCGCAGTTAAAAGCCGCTATAAAAGAATTACAAGCTCAGGGGTTTGCTATTCCTAACTACCCTGATGAGCCAGCAAACGATGCTGAAAAAGATATAAAGTCACGTTACGACAAAATTAAAGGTAGTGCTGTAAACCCAGTATTACGTGAAGGTAACTCAGACAGACGTGCTCCTAAGGCCGTTAAAAACTACGCAAAAAACAATCCACACTCTATGGGTGCCTGGACAAAAGATTCTAAAACGCATGTAGCAACTATGGAATCTGGTGATTTCGCTCACAATGAAAAATCATTAACCTTACCGGAAGCAACAACTATTAAAATTGTTCATACAGACGATAATGGTACTGAAACAGTATTAAAAGATAGCTTCGCTATTCAAAAAGGTGAAATTATTGATGCTACAGTAATGAATAAAAAAGCTTTAATCAGCTTTTTTGAAAACCAAGTAGCCGATGCTAAAGCTAACAATGTATTGTTTTCATTACATATGAAAGCAACCATGATGAAAGTTAGTGACCCTATTATTTTTGGTTACGCTGTAAAAATCTTCTTTAAAGATGTATTCGCTAAGCATGGAGAAACTTTAGAGCAAATTGGTGTTGACGTAAACAGTGGTTTTGGAAACTTAGTTGAAAAAATACAAGAGTTACCAGAAGTAAAACGTAACGAAATTCAGGCTGATATCGACGCTGTTTTTGCTAACGGACCAGCTTTAGCTATGGTAAACAGTGATAAAGGCATTACTAACTTACACGTACCAAGTGATGTTATTATCGATGCGTCTATGCCTGCCATGATTCGTACATCTGGGCAAATGTGGAATGCTGAAGGTAAATTACAAGATACTAAAGCAGTAATTCCAGATAGTAGCTATGCAGGTGTTTATGCTGCAACTATCGATTTCTGTAAAGAAAACGGTGCTTTCGATCCAACCACTATGGGAACTGTTCCTAACGTTGGTTTAATGGCTCAAAAAGCTGAAGAATACGGATCACACGATAAAACATTCGAAATCGCATCTAACGGAAAAGTATCTGTTATTGATGCGAACGGAAATACTTTATTAGAGCACAACGTTGAAGAAGGCGATATCTGGAGAATGTGTCAAACTAAAGATGCACCTATTCAGGACTGGGTAAAATTAGCTGTTACCAGAGCTAAAGCCTCAGAAACTCCTGCAGTATTCTGGTTAGACGAAAACAGAGCTCACGATGCCGAGTTAATCAAAAAAGTAAATACCTACTTAAAAGATTACGATACAACCGGATTAGATTTAAGAATCTTATCGCCAATTGAAGCTACAAAATTCACTTGCCAAAGACTTAAAGACGGTTTAGATACCATTTCTGTTTCAGGGAACGTATTACGTGATTACTTAACCGATTTATTCCCGATTTTAGAAGTTGGTACCAGTGCAAAAATGTTATCTATTGTTCCTTTAATGAATGGTGGTGGCTTATTTGAAACAGGTGCTGGTGGATCGGCTCCTAAACACGTACAACAGTTATTAGAAGAAAACCACTTACGTTGGGATTCTTTAGGAGAGTTCTTAGCACTTGCAGTTTCTTTAGAGCACTTTAGCGAAGTTAACAATAACGCAAAAGCTAAAGTTTTAAGTGAAACTTTAGATGACGCAACAAGTTCTTTATTAGAAAACAAAAAAGGACCATCAAGAAGTGCTGGTGAATTAGACAACAGAGGTAGTCACTTCTACTTAGCTATGTATTGGGCTCAAGAATTAGCAAAACAAACAAAAGATGCTGATTTAAAAGCTGAATTCGAGCCAATTGCTAAACAATTAGCCGAAAACGAAGTAGAAATTATTAAGGAGCTAACCGATATTCAAGGGAAACCTGTAAGTATTGGTGGTTATTACGAACCAAGCGAAGAATTAGTGAATCAAGTAATGCGACCAAGTGCTACACTTAATAGCATTTTAGCTTAATTGAATTATTACATTTATAAAAAAAGCTCCTAGAAATGGGAGCTTTTTTTATTTCTTTAAACTTAAGAAAATGACAGAAACTACAAGTGAATTTAAAATGTTAAAATAAAAAAAAGTGTATTTTTGGTGCATGAGTTTTACTAAAACAACCGAACAGGATTCCAATTACAATCATTTAGAAAAAATGAGTGTAAAGGAACTGTTAAGCAACATTAATAAGGAAGATAAAACAGTACCTAATGCTGTTGAAGATGCCCTTCCTGAAATTGAAAACCTTGTAACAGTAATTGTCGAGAAACTGAAGCAGGGTGGCCGATTATTTTACATTGGAGCCGGAACCAGCGGACGACTAGGTATTTTAGATGCCTCGGAATGTCCACCTACTTTTGGAGTTTCTCACGATTTGGTTATTGGTCTTATCGCAGGAGGAGATACAGCTATTAGAAAAGCCGTTGAATTCGCTGAAGATTCTCAAACTCAAGGCTGGGAAGATCTGCAAGCTTATACTATTTCAGATAAAGATGTTGTGGTGGGCATAGCCGCATCAGGAACCACGCCTTATGTGATTTCAGCACTTGAAGCCTGTAACAAAAATAATATTATTACAGGTTGTATTACCTGCAATGCCAATAGCCCGTTATCGCAAACTGCTCAATTCCCTATTGAAGTGATTGTAGGCCCTGAGTTCGTTACCGGAAGTTCTAGAATGAAAGCAGGTACAGCTCAAAAGCTTGTTCTAAACATGATTACAACCTCTACCATGATTCAATTAGGACATATTAAAGGTAATAAGATGGTCGATATGCAATTAAGCAACAATAAGCTGGTTGACCGGGGTACCAAAATGATTATGGCCGAACTCAATATTTCTGAAGACGAAGCTAAAACTTTATTAAACACATATAAAAACGTACGCACAGCTATAAAAAACTACAACAATGGAAGAAACTAACAGAACAGATAAAAAAGTATTATTCAGAGGCATTAAATTATTAGTATTTGCTTTATTAAGCCTTTTTATGGGGCCTGTTTTATTAACATTTGCCCTATCAGACAAGGAAAACTCACTTTATCTTCCTTTGTTAATTATTGCCAGTCTTATTTGTGCTATGGCTGTCTTTTTAGTATTTAAAGGCATTAAAATTATTATGTCCAGTATGTTTAAAAAATAACATACTCATTTATAGAAAAATACTGGTTTAGGTGTTGTTGGGTTATACCCGAAATCTAAATCGGTAATAGATATTTCTAATCCGCTTAAAATATAGTTTATAATAGCATAATGGTGAATGGTGTGACTGTTGGCCTGCGATAATAACGCCCCTATGGTATAGGGGATTTCTATCTTTCCCTGCCCTAAATCATCTGTTACCAAAACAGTTTTACTTATATGGTTGTTAAATGTATTTAAATTGTTTATCAATAATTTCAGGTACGCTTTAGCTTCTAAACAGTCCTGCTCTACTTTTTTATTTCTACTTCGGGCGGTTAAATCAATTTTATTATCTGCATTCAAATTAAAAATACAGTCATAAAAATCCAATATGTGCCTGATATGGGTTCCTATAGATGAAAAATAAGGGGGTATTGATGTGTCTCTTAATTGTTCATTAGTTAAACTATCCAGAATAATTTCTGTTTTTTCAAGAGTTTTTAAAGTAGATTCTATTAAGCCATTCATAGTTTGTAATTTAATCAAATTAATCAATTAAAAAAATACTTACAATATTTAATCTATAACCACTAATATCTAAACTACTATAATTAAATAAGTTATTAAAATTCATTATATTGGTGTAAGTCTTGTTTCATAAAACTCTTACATAAGTTTGGTGGCTTACTTCAAAAAAATAATTACAAATACCATATGGATGCATTTTGCAATTTACTGTTGCATGTCGTTATATGCACAAGAAATTTCCTTAGTTCAATCAGACACCTTTACACCTCAAAAACAATTCTCTTTTAAAACCTTAACTATTAATGACGGATTATCACAAAACAGTGTAATTAGCATAGCCCAGGATAGTATTGGCTATTTATGGCTCGC includes the following:
- a CDS encoding DUF4270 family protein; this encodes MTIKQTFTLPILTIILLCFCVAACSKDEENFPVGEDWINLDTNVYFIDTLTLNTSTFKFDSIIVSGTERLLVGAYNDPVFGTVKSKSYIQLDNTEYSLDSDAVYDSIAVILKYDDYFYNDTIPQQTFNIYKVTEDIEYQEDAESYYNTSTFKIDSTILGTKTFIAKPKKEDSLHIRISDNFGKELFDQILNNTINNSDDFQQAYKGILIDADINNSAMLGFLKSSVVRVYYTVDEELDADESAFDLTFNSTNSFHNVSSNKTGTAFENLTNQTTYLESSKTNENTFTQGGTGIATRIDIPNLETLYDIPGTGAIANANIKLSIKQNSNTKNLYTTDSLSVYIIDKKANLISTLTDSQGATVLGTIIDEDTEFNITTYNIPVKYFLNLKLTNNNSDNLFLAVYPKDFTQSVNRYVFYGNNSTDNLKSKLEITYASYDE
- a CDS encoding DUF6095 family protein, whose translation is MEETNRTDKKVLFRGIKLLVFALLSLFMGPVLLTFALSDKENSLYLPLLIIASLICAMAVFLVFKGIKIIMSSMFKK
- the trmD gene encoding tRNA (guanosine(37)-N1)-methyltransferase TrmD — its product is MRIDIITVLPELLRSPFEASILKRAIEANLVEVHFHNLRDFATDNYKSIDDYQFGGGAGMVMMIEPIDKCISALKEERDYDEIIYMTPDGETLKQGIANQLSLKENIIILCGHYKGVDQRVRDHFITREISIGDYVLSGGELGAAVLCDAVIRLIPGVLGNETSALTDSFQDNLLAPPIYTKPREYKGWKVPELLFSGNLPEIEKWREDQAYQRTKERRPDLLDE
- a CDS encoding dioxygenase family protein, whose protein sequence is MDRKKFLKNGLLGLGTIVALPTAMNSCTKDDSIDATNDNATDGSNSSGSGDCTLSPSETAGPFPIKTPADLVRENIVGDRDGVAMLINITVQDQSEDCAPLAGVYVDLWHCDADGNYSEYGGTGMQSTNYTNVHFLRGRQTTDSNGQVSFISIFPGWYNGRAPHIHIEVLKTNGSSIRVTQIAFPKSICDTVYSTSAYKGTANMLNENDNVFSDSLEDNMADSVTGDTTNGYTLTKTIVV
- a CDS encoding DUF4907 domain-containing protein; this encodes MFKTITNKPILEFETQVYQVESGYGYSIQYHQKTLIKQDFIPVIQKNQSFCNYEDAQKVATLVVEKLVKKQNPRISLQELKNLNIQINCIN
- a CDS encoding NADP-dependent isocitrate dehydrogenase, translating into MSNIIYTKTDEAPALATRSFLPIVKAFVKSSGINIETKDISLAARILAVFPDFLNEDQRVSDDLALLGELAKKPEANIIKLPNISASIPQLKAAIKELQAQGFAIPNYPDEPANDAEKDIKSRYDKIKGSAVNPVLREGNSDRRAPKAVKNYAKNNPHSMGAWTKDSKTHVATMESGDFAHNEKSLTLPEATTIKIVHTDDNGTETVLKDSFAIQKGEIIDATVMNKKALISFFENQVADAKANNVLFSLHMKATMMKVSDPIIFGYAVKIFFKDVFAKHGETLEQIGVDVNSGFGNLVEKIQELPEVKRNEIQADIDAVFANGPALAMVNSDKGITNLHVPSDVIIDASMPAMIRTSGQMWNAEGKLQDTKAVIPDSSYAGVYAATIDFCKENGAFDPTTMGTVPNVGLMAQKAEEYGSHDKTFEIASNGKVSVIDANGNTLLEHNVEEGDIWRMCQTKDAPIQDWVKLAVTRAKASETPAVFWLDENRAHDAELIKKVNTYLKDYDTTGLDLRILSPIEATKFTCQRLKDGLDTISVSGNVLRDYLTDLFPILEVGTSAKMLSIVPLMNGGGLFETGAGGSAPKHVQQLLEENHLRWDSLGEFLALAVSLEHFSEVNNNAKAKVLSETLDDATSSLLENKKGPSRSAGELDNRGSHFYLAMYWAQELAKQTKDADLKAEFEPIAKQLAENEVEIIKELTDIQGKPVSIGGYYEPSEELVNQVMRPSATLNSILA
- the rplS gene encoding 50S ribosomal protein L19, with the protein product MESLVKFVQDEFVAKKDFPEFGAGDTITVYYEIKEGNKTRTQFFRGVVIQRRGSGASETFTIRKMSGTVGVERIFPINLPALQKIEVNKRGKVRRARIFYFRGLTGKKARIKERRH
- a CDS encoding Kelch repeat-containing protein; its protein translation is MKNNTTVLLAMLILSFSFTGCSGDDDSEDRGNWQERSVFDGTPRSNAISFTIDDLGYMGTGYDGDDYLNDFWQYNIEGNYWVQKADFPGAGRSSASGFAIDDKGYVGVGYDGNDELGDFWEYNPTTNAWTEKADFGGGVRRAAVEFGVNGKGYIGTGNDGDNDKKDFWKYDPTTDTWSELVGFGGEKRIDATSFIIDNKVYLGTGISNGQYKVDFWQFDPETEVWTRMNDLDEEDDYVIVRSNAVGFSLDGLGYIATGYYGGALGTIWEYDPIADDWENITSIEATVRQDAVAFSNGSRGFVLMGRTGSLYLDDVYEVYPQMDYDDED
- a CDS encoding sensor histidine kinase; the protein is MEQTAFIESRNYKQILIHASIWAIFLVFNLMQPHIEMEQLIKRVMFIVCGNMMLFYLNYFYLVPEFLLKKKTFWYVLIILVLVVVLTYLFNLFSPEFRPQENFKPLEEGFKNPPPFPDKKPDGFFHIRMLGPFVFNILLVVTGTALRVYGEWNKNERKKQEIEVQKSSTELHFLKHQLNPHFLFNSLNSIYSLTTQKSNDAPEAVITLSELMRYMLYETNNDFVPLSKELEYIQNYLKLQRLRIAKNENVTLNIRGNEANQKIRPLLLISFIENAFKYGTDFKGNTEVKIEININEDELHFKCVNLIGRTKVDRNHSGIGLKNTRERLDLLYPGKHNLEVEDTGEHFTVDLTLKLS
- a CDS encoding DinB family protein — its product is MNGLIESTLKTLEKTEIILDSLTNEQLRDTSIPPYFSSIGTHIRHILDFYDCIFNLNADNKIDLTARSRNKKVEQDCLEAKAYLKLLINNLNTFNNHISKTVLVTDDLGQGKIEIPYTIGALLSQANSHTIHHYAIINYILSGLEISITDLDFGYNPTTPKPVFFYK
- the murQ gene encoding N-acetylmuramic acid 6-phosphate etherase, translated to MSFTKTTEQDSNYNHLEKMSVKELLSNINKEDKTVPNAVEDALPEIENLVTVIVEKLKQGGRLFYIGAGTSGRLGILDASECPPTFGVSHDLVIGLIAGGDTAIRKAVEFAEDSQTQGWEDLQAYTISDKDVVVGIAASGTTPYVISALEACNKNNIITGCITCNANSPLSQTAQFPIEVIVGPEFVTGSSRMKAGTAQKLVLNMITTSTMIQLGHIKGNKMVDMQLSNNKLVDRGTKMIMAELNISEDEAKTLLNTYKNVRTAIKNYNNGRN